A genomic stretch from Acropora palmata chromosome 13, jaAcrPala1.3, whole genome shotgun sequence includes:
- the LOC141864614 gene encoding uncharacterized protein LOC141864614 has translation MERKSQVADKKWRSLKFYSFILSLFFCSFSSVSSALDPRNCKEFKAIHPSQYDRNTSSAYEKDKRPLGFMFGMAEYPTVQSNVENPCAVLKNLTGRYVEVLVQTLVTGKSICVRDDKTPNPNRDCQHGTISGCWNPARDTTAYEFYCDPGEGCDGDVQFWYRLTPSPVGKDVDDWCLGLQSEYPMDLVTALPPVGKTTVVLSGSCKLHSCIVLVIFLLLQLTYSFIL, from the exons ATGGAACGAAAGAGCCAAGTGGCAGACAAGAAATGGCGATCTTTGAAGTTTTATAGCTTCATTCTCtcacttttcttttgcagttttaGTTCAG TTTCATCAGCTTTAGACCCACGCAACTGCAAAGAGTTCAAAGCTATTCACCCATCACAGTATGACAGAAATACTAGTTCTGCATATGAAAAAGACAAACGACCCTTAGGTTTCATGTTTGGGATGGCTGAATATCCTACTGTACAATCCAATGTGGAGAACCCATGTGCAGTCTTAAAGAACTTAACAGGAAGATACGTAGAGGTTTTG GTCCAAACACTTGTCACTGGGAAATCTATTTG TGTTAGAGATGACAAAACTCCAAATCCAAACAGAGATTGTCAGCAT GGTACAATTTCTGGTTGTTGGAATCCCGCTCGTGACACAACGGCTTATGAATTCTACTGTGATCCTGGAGAAGGATGCGACGGTGATGTGCAATTCTGGTATAGGCTGACTCCAAGTCCTGTGGGGAAAG ATGTTGATGATTGGTGCCTTGGGCTCCAGAGTGAATATCCCATGGACTTGGTGACCGCACTTCCACCAGTTGGAAAAACAACAGTTGTTCTTAGTGGTTCATGCAAATTGCATTCTTGCATTGTTCTTGTTATATTCCTGCTTTTGCAACTTACGTACTCGTTTATACTCTAA